The following are encoded together in the candidate division KSB1 bacterium genome:
- a CDS encoding acyl-CoA dehydrogenase family protein: MAGDEKNQSFLKSLFAGEVLQDLVFPYPVLAPQAQEDLRTIVNTFREFARDHIDSVAIDRQGYIAPEVFAALKELGFFGLTVPEKYGGAGLSLTAYGRVLEEICSVDASLGVSLGGHLSIGSKGLVMFGSDEQKEKYLPKIASGEYMTAFALTEAGAGSDAAGIQSKAVLNPERTHFILNGGKIWITNGGLAHLFTVFAKTPMTVGGEVQDKITAFIVERSFKGFSSGKPEEKLGIHGSNTTALNFDNVPVPADNMLGQMGRGFKIAMEILNTGRLGLASGCLGGCKALLKLATAHAKNRKQFGRPIAAFEMIQDKIARMAADTHAAESMVYLTTALADRPGVDYSLESAACKIFVSETLWRVVNEAMQIAGGIGYSREYPYEQALRDARINLIFEGTNEILRAFIALAGMEGPGEYLKQIGRALRDPIKGFGLLTGYAVGKVKDKVAHDHLSHLHPQLQAAADRFNDMAGELHGMVEKTLMKHGKSIIQRQFLQKRLADAVIDLYAMVAVLSRVDTLLKQRHPHAGQEVLLANRFVEEAWRRVRRNLRQMESNSDDECKRIAEMVYDLNGYHWSVYN; encoded by the coding sequence ATGGCAGGTGATGAAAAAAACCAAAGCTTCCTCAAATCGCTTTTTGCCGGCGAGGTGCTGCAGGACCTGGTCTTCCCCTATCCCGTGCTTGCCCCGCAGGCCCAGGAGGATCTGCGCACCATCGTGAATACCTTCCGCGAGTTCGCGCGCGATCACATCGATTCCGTCGCAATCGACCGCCAGGGCTACATCGCGCCGGAGGTGTTCGCGGCGTTGAAGGAACTCGGTTTCTTCGGTCTGACTGTGCCGGAGAAATATGGCGGCGCCGGCCTCTCGCTGACCGCCTACGGCCGGGTGCTCGAAGAGATTTGCTCGGTTGATGCCTCGCTGGGCGTTTCGCTCGGCGGCCATCTCTCCATCGGCAGCAAGGGCCTTGTGATGTTCGGCAGCGACGAGCAAAAGGAGAAGTATCTGCCCAAAATTGCCAGCGGCGAATACATGACCGCCTTTGCGCTCACCGAAGCGGGTGCCGGCAGCGATGCCGCGGGCATCCAGAGCAAGGCCGTGCTCAATCCCGAACGCACCCATTTCATTCTCAACGGCGGCAAGATCTGGATCACCAACGGCGGCCTCGCCCACCTCTTCACCGTGTTTGCCAAGACGCCGATGACGGTGGGCGGCGAAGTGCAGGACAAAATCACGGCCTTCATCGTGGAGCGCAGCTTCAAGGGTTTTTCCTCCGGCAAGCCGGAGGAAAAACTCGGCATCCATGGTTCCAACACCACCGCGCTGAATTTCGACAACGTGCCGGTGCCGGCGGACAACATGCTCGGGCAGATGGGCAGAGGCTTCAAAATCGCCATGGAAATCCTCAACACCGGCCGCCTGGGCCTGGCGAGCGGCTGCCTGGGCGGCTGCAAGGCGCTGCTGAAGCTGGCTACCGCGCACGCCAAGAATCGCAAACAATTCGGCCGGCCCATCGCAGCGTTCGAAATGATTCAGGACAAGATCGCACGCATGGCCGCCGACACCCACGCCGCGGAGAGCATGGTCTATCTCACCACCGCGCTCGCCGACCGCCCGGGCGTCGATTACTCGCTGGAATCCGCGGCGTGCAAGATCTTCGTGAGTGAGACGCTGTGGCGGGTGGTCAATGAGGCCATGCAAATTGCCGGCGGCATCGGCTATTCCCGCGAATATCCCTACGAACAGGCGCTGCGCGATGCCCGCATCAATCTCATCTTCGAAGGCACCAACGAAATTTTGCGCGCCTTCATCGCGCTCGCCGGCATGGAGGGCCCCGGCGAATATCTCAAGCAAATCGGCCGCGCGCTGCGCGACCCCATCAAGGGCTTCGGCCTGCTCACCGGCTACGCGGTCGGCAAGGTCAAAGACAAAGTGGCGCACGATCACCTGTCCCATCTGCATCCGCAATTGCAGGCGGCGGCCGATCGTTTCAATGACATGGCCGGCGAGCTGCACGGCATGGTGGAAAAGACGCTGATGAAGCACGGCAAGTCGATCATCCAGCGGCAATTCCTGCAGAAGCGGCTGGCGGATGCCGTCATCGATCTCTATGCCATGGTGGCGGTGCTCTCGCGCGTCGACACGCTGCTGAAGCAACGGCATCCCCATGCCGGCCAGGAAGTGCTGCTCGCCAACCGCTTCGTGGAGGAGGCCTGGCGCCGCGTGCGGCGCAACCTGCGCCAGATGGAAAGCAATTCCGACGACGAGTGCAAACGCATCGCCGAGATGGTGTATGATCTCAACGGCTATCACTGGAGCGTTTACAACTGA
- a CDS encoding 3-hydroxyacyl-CoA dehydrogenase NAD-binding domain-containing protein → MPLDVTTPSSPAPAAPAQRAAAALRLEAEAGVGFLIIDVPDEKVNILSSGVMAELDQRLDEIAAHNNWHSLVILSGKPGNFIAGAQIAEIMGITNPEEGAVKAALGQAVFDKLAALPQVTIAVIDGACVGGGLELALACDFRMARLSTKTRLGLPEVRLGIIPGFGGTQRLPRLIGIQRALDFILTGRTVDAMRAYRAGLVDRVIPAEFGPEMLRSIGHAFAIELRSEALQHKIKARRHKINARGLLLEKNFLGRKVLFDQARKRVKAETRGHYPAPLLALEAVERGFPLDLRAGLAVEAELLGRAIVTPQSKNLIKVFYLSEEIKKDKGVPGFQGSLLTIKRVGVLGAGVMGGGIAQLLAQNDLPTRMKDVNYAAVAKGTAAAAKVFAEAVKKRRMTPKEMQNRMALITGTIDYSGFSRVDLVLEAIVENLDLKKKVFAEIDGIAPPHAVLASNTSALPVTEMARATRRPDKVAGLHFFNPVHLMPLVEVVRAEQTSDETVASLVAFAKQLGKTPVVVKDAPGFLVNRLLSVYMSEAARMLMAGGSIAEIDRALLAFGMPMGPFELIDEVGLDVAAKVSKVMRAAFGERMAADGALDRLVAAGRLGRKNGRGFYLHEGKHKQVDPAVYGLLDLAPGREGRLGREEPAERCMLLMINEAAQCLVEGVVRRPHEVDAGMIFGTGFPPFRGGLLRYADSLGTGRVVERLEFYANRHGAHFQPVAALLDLARQNKNFYH, encoded by the coding sequence ATGCCTCTCGACGTCACCACCCCCTCCTCACCCGCGCCGGCGGCACCGGCGCAACGTGCGGCCGCCGCTTTGCGCCTGGAGGCGGAAGCCGGCGTTGGCTTTTTGATTATCGACGTGCCCGATGAAAAGGTCAACATCCTCTCCTCCGGCGTCATGGCAGAGCTGGATCAGCGGCTGGACGAAATCGCCGCTCACAACAACTGGCACAGCCTGGTGATCCTGAGCGGCAAGCCGGGCAACTTCATCGCCGGCGCGCAAATCGCGGAGATCATGGGCATCACCAATCCTGAAGAGGGCGCGGTCAAGGCGGCGCTCGGACAGGCGGTTTTCGACAAGCTGGCGGCCCTGCCGCAGGTGACCATTGCTGTGATCGATGGCGCCTGCGTGGGCGGCGGCCTGGAGCTGGCGCTGGCGTGTGATTTCCGCATGGCGCGCCTTTCCACCAAAACCCGGCTGGGCCTGCCCGAAGTGCGGCTGGGCATCATCCCCGGCTTCGGCGGCACGCAGCGGCTGCCGCGCCTGATCGGCATCCAGCGCGCGCTGGATTTCATTCTCACCGGGCGCACGGTCGACGCCATGCGCGCCTATCGCGCCGGCCTGGTGGACCGCGTCATTCCCGCGGAATTCGGCCCGGAGATGCTGCGCAGCATCGGCCACGCCTTTGCCATCGAGCTTCGCAGCGAAGCCCTGCAGCACAAAATCAAAGCGCGGCGGCACAAGATCAACGCCCGCGGCCTGCTGCTGGAGAAAAACTTCCTCGGCCGCAAAGTGCTCTTCGACCAGGCGCGCAAGCGTGTGAAAGCGGAAACCAGGGGACATTATCCCGCGCCGTTGCTCGCGCTCGAAGCGGTGGAAAGAGGCTTTCCGCTCGATCTGCGCGCCGGTCTGGCGGTGGAGGCCGAGCTGCTCGGCCGCGCGATCGTCACCCCGCAATCGAAGAATCTGATCAAAGTCTTCTATCTCTCCGAGGAAATCAAAAAGGACAAAGGCGTGCCCGGCTTTCAGGGCAGCCTGCTGACGATCAAGCGGGTCGGCGTCCTGGGGGCGGGGGTGATGGGCGGCGGCATCGCGCAACTGCTGGCGCAAAATGACCTGCCCACCCGCATGAAGGACGTGAACTATGCCGCGGTGGCCAAAGGCACCGCGGCGGCGGCCAAAGTGTTTGCGGAGGCCGTCAAGAAACGCCGGATGACCCCGAAGGAAATGCAGAATCGCATGGCGCTCATCACCGGCACGATCGACTATTCCGGCTTCAGCCGCGTCGATCTCGTCCTTGAAGCCATCGTCGAGAATCTCGATCTCAAAAAGAAAGTCTTCGCCGAAATCGACGGCATTGCGCCACCCCATGCCGTGCTGGCGAGCAACACCTCCGCCCTGCCGGTCACGGAAATGGCGCGTGCCACCCGGCGCCCCGACAAAGTCGCGGGCCTGCACTTCTTCAATCCCGTGCATCTCATGCCGCTGGTGGAAGTGGTGCGGGCCGAGCAAACCAGCGACGAAACCGTGGCCAGCCTGGTGGCTTTTGCCAAACAGCTCGGCAAAACCCCGGTCGTGGTGAAGGATGCACCGGGATTCCTGGTGAATCGCCTGCTCAGTGTTTACATGAGTGAGGCGGCGCGCATGCTGATGGCGGGCGGCAGCATTGCCGAGATCGACCGGGCCCTGCTGGCTTTCGGCATGCCGATGGGCCCGTTCGAGCTGATCGATGAAGTCGGCCTTGACGTCGCCGCCAAAGTCAGCAAGGTGATGAGGGCCGCCTTCGGCGAACGCATGGCAGCGGACGGCGCACTCGACCGGCTGGTTGCAGCCGGACGGCTGGGCAGGAAGAATGGCAGGGGTTTTTATTTGCACGAGGGCAAACACAAGCAGGTGGATCCGGCGGTCTATGGCCTGCTCGATCTGGCGCCCGGCCGCGAGGGCCGCCTGGGCCGGGAGGAACCGGCGGAGCGCTGTATGCTGCTGATGATCAATGAAGCCGCGCAATGCCTGGTCGAGGGCGTGGTGCGCCGGCCGCACGAAGTCGACGCCGGCATGATCTTCGGCACCGGCTTTCCGCCGTTCCGCGGCGGTCTGCTGCGCTATGCCGACAGTCTCGGCACTGGCCGCGTGGTCGAGCGCCTGGAATTCTACGCCAACCGCCACGGTGCGCACTTTCAACCGGTGGCCGCATTGCTCGACCTGGCGCGACAAAACAAAAATTTCTATCACTAA
- a CDS encoding thiolase family protein: MRDVVIVEGIRTPYVKAGTDFKSLPAQELGRLVVRELIERSGIDPATIDEVVVGNIAQPPEATNIARVIALKSGIPRHVPAYTVARNCASGMEAIAQAHLKIAAGMAEIIVAAGVESMSNIPLLYPPEYAEVLAEAARAKSVGQRLTAFAHLRPQYFKPIIGLQVGLTDPVCNLNMGETAEVLAKEFHLTREEQDRFALMSHQRATWATDSGKLREEILPVMPPPKYNTVIDEDNGIRKNQTLEALAKLKPVFDREYGSVTAGNSSQITDGAAAVLVMSAEKARSLGLAPMGRIRGYAFAGLDPAHMGLGPAVATPLALKHAGVSFKDIQLLEINEAFAAQVLANEMVFRDRALAQRWLGREEPIGEINRDILNVNGGAIALGHPVGSSGTRLVLTLLKEMGRRRLNLGLATLCIGGGQGGAMVVERV; this comes from the coding sequence ATGCGCGACGTCGTCATTGTCGAAGGCATTCGCACGCCTTACGTGAAAGCAGGCACGGACTTCAAAAGTTTGCCGGCGCAGGAACTGGGCCGTCTGGTGGTGCGCGAGCTGATTGAGCGCAGCGGCATCGATCCCGCAACCATCGATGAAGTGGTGGTCGGCAACATTGCCCAGCCGCCGGAAGCCACCAACATTGCGCGCGTGATCGCGCTCAAAAGCGGCATCCCGCGGCACGTGCCCGCCTACACGGTGGCGCGCAACTGCGCTTCCGGCATGGAGGCCATCGCCCAGGCCCATCTCAAGATTGCGGCCGGCATGGCGGAGATCATCGTTGCCGCCGGCGTGGAATCGATGAGCAACATCCCCCTGCTCTACCCGCCGGAATATGCCGAGGTGCTCGCCGAGGCCGCGCGGGCAAAATCTGTCGGCCAGCGCCTGACCGCCTTCGCCCACCTGCGGCCCCAATATTTCAAGCCCATCATCGGCCTGCAGGTGGGCCTGACCGATCCGGTGTGCAATCTCAACATGGGGGAGACCGCGGAGGTGCTCGCCAAGGAGTTTCACCTCACCCGTGAGGAGCAGGATCGTTTCGCGCTCATGAGCCATCAGCGCGCGACCTGGGCGACCGACTCCGGCAAGCTGCGCGAGGAAATTCTGCCGGTGATGCCGCCGCCCAAATACAACACGGTGATCGATGAAGACAATGGCATCCGCAAGAATCAAACGCTGGAAGCGCTGGCCAAACTCAAACCGGTTTTCGACCGCGAATATGGCAGCGTGACCGCCGGCAATTCCAGCCAGATCACCGACGGCGCAGCGGCGGTGCTGGTGATGTCCGCCGAAAAAGCCCGCAGCCTGGGGCTGGCGCCCATGGGCCGGATTCGCGGCTATGCTTTCGCCGGCCTCGATCCGGCACACATGGGGCTGGGGCCCGCCGTTGCCACTCCGCTGGCGCTCAAGCACGCCGGCGTTTCCTTCAAAGACATCCAACTGCTCGAGATCAATGAAGCCTTTGCCGCGCAAGTGCTCGCCAATGAGATGGTCTTCCGCGACCGCGCCCTGGCGCAACGCTGGCTGGGCCGCGAGGAGCCGATCGGTGAAATCAACCGTGACATTCTCAACGTCAACGGCGGCGCCATCGCACTCGGCCACCCGGTCGGCAGCTCGGGCACGCGTTTGGTGTTGACCCTGCTGAAGGAGATGGGCCGGCGCCGGCTCAACCTCGGCCTGGCCACGCTCTGTATCGGCGGCGGCCAGGGTGGCGCGATGGTGGTGGAACGAGTGTGA
- a CDS encoding TetR family transcriptional regulator — MKILATPAKPGNERAGRTPDKRARILKAAAKTFARKGFYHTKIAEIARQAGIADGTIYLYFKSKDDILISLFEESMEGILQEFRRRLAECRDSAAKIRSFIHLHFELVRTNPDLAAVMQLELRQSNQFIKQYAGTRISDYLNLIGDIISEGQASGVFRRDIQPGVFKRALFGALDEMSTLWVLSRTKKYDLQEAAEQIGTLFLTGMLAPLPTEAGARAAAAPCGSGGETGRSNLAE, encoded by the coding sequence ATGAAAATACTCGCTACTCCCGCGAAGCCGGGCAACGAACGTGCCGGCCGCACGCCGGACAAGCGCGCCCGCATCCTGAAAGCCGCGGCCAAAACCTTTGCCCGCAAAGGGTTCTACCACACCAAAATCGCGGAGATCGCACGGCAGGCTGGCATTGCCGATGGCACCATCTATCTTTACTTCAAAAGCAAGGATGACATCCTGATCTCGCTCTTCGAAGAGAGCATGGAAGGCATCCTGCAGGAGTTCCGGCGGCGGCTGGCCGAGTGCCGCGATTCCGCCGCGAAGATTCGCTCGTTCATCCATTTGCACTTCGAGCTGGTGCGTACCAACCCCGACCTGGCGGCGGTGATGCAACTGGAGCTGCGCCAATCCAACCAGTTTATCAAGCAATATGCCGGCACCCGCATCAGCGATTATCTCAACCTGATCGGCGACATCATCAGCGAGGGGCAGGCGAGCGGTGTTTTCCGGCGCGACATTCAGCCGGGCGTGTTCAAACGCGCGCTGTTCGGCGCACTCGACGAAATGAGCACGCTGTGGGTGCTCTCCCGCACCAAAAAATACGATCTCCAGGAGGCCGCCGAGCAAATCGGCACGTTGTTCCTGACGGGCATGCTGGCACCTCTCCCCACTGAAGCCGGGGCGCGGGCTGCTGCCGCGCCGTGCGGCAGTGGCGGTGAGACAGGCAGGTCAAACCTAGCAGAGTGA
- a CDS encoding DUF5009 domain-containing protein — MSVSRQDRLLSLDVFRGITIAGMILVNNPGSWSHVYPPLAHAEWDGWTPTDLIFPFFLFIVGVAMAYSFGKILQTGEKPKGIYWKILRRTLILFGLGIFLALIPVNLPAGYNWFTDTLLKVRIPGVLQRIAVVYFCAAMIMLHFRPRSQAWWAAGLLVIYWLVMKLVPFNVMQDGVAVTHVGELTKEINLAAWLDDKIFHGHTWQVGAYLHRDPEGLLSTLPAIATALFGAFTGYWLKRGKPPYETVCALFVAGFAGLLLGSILDYGFPINKWLWSPSYVVFTAGMALVFLAMCHYVIDLKGWQWWIKPFVIFGMNPIALYVLAGVFTHLILLIKVSAAPAVSLKTWIYQNLFASWLGAMNGSLGFAIAYIGFWLGIMTIFYKKQIFIKI; from the coding sequence ATGTCAGTATCACGTCAAGACAGACTGCTGTCGCTGGATGTTTTTCGCGGGATCACCATCGCCGGCATGATCCTGGTCAACAATCCCGGCAGTTGGTCGCATGTCTATCCGCCGCTGGCGCATGCCGAGTGGGACGGCTGGACGCCCACCGATCTGATCTTCCCCTTCTTTCTCTTCATCGTCGGCGTGGCCATGGCCTATTCCTTCGGGAAAATTTTGCAGACCGGCGAGAAGCCGAAAGGCATTTACTGGAAGATCCTGCGCCGCACGCTGATCTTGTTTGGGCTGGGAATTTTTCTCGCTTTGATTCCGGTGAATCTGCCTGCCGGCTACAACTGGTTCACCGACACGCTGTTGAAGGTCCGCATTCCGGGTGTGTTGCAGCGCATTGCCGTGGTTTATTTCTGCGCGGCCATGATCATGCTGCATTTTCGGCCGCGCAGCCAGGCGTGGTGGGCGGCGGGTCTGCTGGTTATTTACTGGCTGGTGATGAAGCTCGTGCCCTTCAACGTGATGCAGGACGGCGTTGCGGTCACGCATGTGGGCGAACTGACCAAGGAAATCAATCTCGCCGCCTGGCTCGACGACAAAATCTTCCACGGCCACACCTGGCAGGTGGGCGCGTATCTGCATCGCGATCCCGAAGGCTTGCTCAGCACGCTGCCAGCGATTGCCACGGCACTGTTCGGCGCGTTCACCGGCTACTGGTTGAAGCGCGGCAAGCCGCCGTACGAAACCGTGTGCGCACTCTTCGTCGCCGGTTTCGCCGGCCTGCTGCTCGGCAGCATTTTGGATTACGGCTTTCCGATCAACAAATGGCTGTGGTCGCCCTCGTACGTCGTCTTCACTGCCGGCATGGCGCTGGTGTTCCTCGCGATGTGCCACTATGTCATCGACCTCAAGGGCTGGCAGTGGTGGATCAAACCGTTTGTCATCTTCGGCATGAATCCGATTGCGTTGTATGTGCTGGCCGGCGTGTTCACGCATCTCATTCTGCTCATCAAAGTTTCGGCGGCGCCGGCGGTCAGCCTGAAGACCTGGATCTACCAAAATCTCTTCGCTTCCTGGCTGGGTGCTATGAACGGGTCGCTGGGCTTCGCGATTGCCTATATCGGGTTTTGGCTCGGCATCATGACGATCTTTTACAAGAAGCAGATCTTCATCAAGATTTAG
- a CDS encoding family 20 glycosylhydrolase, producing MSLHLLPQPAQLELQPGQFRLHESFTMAVTGRPEARLYRAATRALRRLAGRTGLFLPQNFVRPGWPADSAQLVIHCERPGQVRLGEDESYTLTVTPEKIHLHANTDIGGLRGLETLLQLLAADEQGYFFPAVKIVDRPRFPWRGLLIDACRHFMPVEVILRNLDGMAAVKLNVLHWHLSEDQGFRVESKVYPKLHELGSDGFYYTQAQIREVIAYAAERGIRVVPEFDVPGHSTSWLVAYPELGSAPGPYQIERDWGIFPAVLNPAREFTYQFLDKFFGEMAVLFPDPYFHIGGDEIEHGGRQATHWNDNPEIRAFKQKHNLPDNAALQAHFNRRVLQILTRHGKIMVGWDEILHPDMPNNIVIQSWRGREAMIKAAQQGYQSILSNGYYIDLIQPTDFHYSNDPLPADSPLNEQERSRILGGEATMWSEMVSPETIDSRIWPRTAAIAERLWSPGMVKDVDDMYRRLAVISRQLEEHGLTHEKNYDMMLRRLAGRDNITALKNLVDVIEPVKFYNRNRLRRQNSFSPLTRVVDAARPDAAVARNFRRLVARYLAGTGRPEEAAEIKSWLVLWRDNHAALLPVIKAAPVLAEIAPLSQDLAEIAGIGLDALGRLESQQSSDEAWQQEKLAILQKAATPRGQTELMVVTAIEQLVQASGNRPR from the coding sequence ATGTCATTGCACCTTCTGCCGCAACCGGCGCAGCTCGAACTACAACCCGGGCAGTTTCGTTTGCACGAGAGCTTCACCATGGCGGTCACCGGCCGGCCGGAGGCGCGGCTGTATCGTGCCGCCACGCGTGCGCTGCGGCGGCTGGCGGGCCGCACCGGTTTGTTTCTGCCGCAGAATTTCGTGAGACCCGGCTGGCCGGCAGACTCCGCCCAACTTGTCATTCACTGCGAACGACCCGGCCAGGTGCGCCTGGGTGAAGACGAATCCTATACCCTCACCGTCACACCCGAAAAAATTCACCTGCACGCCAACACCGACATTGGCGGTCTGCGCGGCCTGGAGACCCTGCTGCAATTGCTGGCTGCCGACGAGCAGGGCTATTTCTTTCCCGCGGTGAAAATTGTGGACCGCCCGCGTTTTCCCTGGCGCGGTCTGCTCATCGATGCCTGCCGCCATTTTATGCCCGTCGAAGTGATCCTGCGCAATCTCGACGGCATGGCCGCGGTGAAGTTGAATGTGCTGCACTGGCATTTGAGTGAAGATCAGGGCTTTCGCGTCGAAAGCAAAGTCTATCCCAAACTGCATGAGCTGGGTTCGGATGGTTTCTACTACACCCAGGCGCAGATCCGGGAAGTGATCGCCTATGCAGCCGAGCGTGGCATCCGTGTGGTGCCGGAGTTCGACGTGCCCGGCCATTCCACCTCCTGGCTGGTGGCCTATCCGGAACTGGGCAGCGCGCCCGGGCCCTATCAAATCGAAAGGGACTGGGGCATCTTTCCCGCCGTGCTCAATCCGGCGCGCGAATTCACCTATCAGTTTCTCGACAAATTTTTCGGCGAGATGGCCGTGCTTTTCCCCGACCCCTATTTCCACATCGGCGGCGATGAAATCGAGCACGGCGGCCGGCAAGCCACACATTGGAACGACAACCCCGAGATCCGGGCCTTCAAGCAAAAACACAACCTGCCGGACAACGCCGCGTTGCAGGCCCATTTCAACCGGCGGGTGCTGCAGATTCTCACCCGGCACGGGAAGATCATGGTGGGTTGGGATGAAATTTTGCATCCCGACATGCCGAACAACATCGTGATCCAATCCTGGCGCGGCCGCGAGGCCATGATCAAAGCGGCGCAGCAGGGTTATCAGAGCATTCTTTCCAACGGTTACTATATCGACTTGATCCAGCCCACGGATTTCCACTACAGCAATGATCCTCTGCCCGCGGACTCACCGCTGAATGAGCAGGAGCGCAGCCGCATTCTCGGCGGCGAAGCCACCATGTGGTCGGAAATGGTTTCGCCGGAGACGATCGATTCCCGCATCTGGCCGCGCACTGCGGCGATTGCCGAACGCTTGTGGTCGCCCGGCATGGTCAAGGATGTCGATGACATGTACCGCCGGCTGGCCGTCATCTCCCGGCAGCTCGAGGAACACGGCCTGACGCATGAAAAAAATTATGACATGATGCTGCGGCGCCTGGCGGGCCGTGACAACATAACCGCGCTCAAAAATCTTGTTGATGTGATCGAGCCGGTGAAATTTTACAACCGCAACCGCCTGCGCCGGCAAAATTCCTTTTCGCCGCTCACGCGCGTGGTCGATGCCGCCCGGCCCGATGCCGCGGTTGCCCGCAACTTCCGCAGGCTGGTGGCGCGTTATCTCGCCGGCACCGGCCGGCCGGAAGAGGCGGCGGAGATCAAATCCTGGCTGGTGCTGTGGCGCGATAATCATGCCGCGCTATTGCCTGTCATCAAAGCCGCGCCCGTGCTGGCGGAAATCGCCCCGCTGTCGCAGGATCTCGCCGAGATAGCCGGCATCGGACTGGATGCGCTCGGCCGCCTGGAAAGCCAACAGAGCAGCGACGAGGCGTGGCAACAGGAAAAGCTGGCGATTCTGCAAAAAGCGGCAACCCCTCGCGGGCAAACGGAATTGATGGTGGTGACGGCCATCGAGCAACTGGTGCAAGCCAGCGGCAACAGACCGAGGTGA